The genome window TGCTGAATATTTTACTGCTTTAGAGGAAGAAGCACAAAATGGTAAAACACGCAATTTTGGAAAAGAGCTGGGATCAAAAAGTCTTCGTGAATCCAATGTTAGAGCAGATCCAGAAACAAGAGATGCTGCGAGATCGGACATTAGTTCCGAGTCGGAAACAAATGAGCTAGAATGGGCTGCTGGATATTTAACTGCTTTAGAGGAAGAAGCACAGAATGGAAACACACACAGTATTGGAAAAGAGCTAGGATCAAAAAGTCTTCGTGAACCCAATATTAGAGCAGATCCAGTTACAAGAGATGTTGAGAGATCGGACATTAGTTCCGAGTCGGAAACAGATGAGCCAGAATGGGCTGCTGCTCATGAGGAGCAGGCTTTCTGTGGCAATGGAAAGAGAGAACCAGGCCTACAGGACAGGCAAACAGACAAGGATATCATTGGGGTAACCAAAACAGATCTGACATATCTGGGAGTTGGGTCAAATTTCGAAACACCAGATCCTGATCAGACAATGTCCAGGTTTCCAGAGATAAAATGTTATCTTTGTTTCCACAAGGACCACACGACAAGAGCAAAAATGGTGTGCGAAGATTGTGGTGACATCTTTCTGTGCCATGAGTGCAGTGTCGATCATAGGAAAAGCAGAGGTACAATGCGACATACTTTGACAAGAATCGGTGAAGCAGGCAGGCGGAGTGCAGGAATCTGCAAACAGCACATAGTGTTGTTAAAGTCATATTGCAAGTTTTGTGTCAAGCCAGTTTGTTGCGTTTGTGTCCAGCTATACCATAGTAAGCATGAGGTTTGCCAGATGACGGATATGATCGCAGCATCTGTTGATGAACTCCTATGCTGCTTAGCACAGGCTGAAGACAAGATGCAACAATTGAAGACTGAGGAGGCCAAAATCAGATGTGCAAGAAAGGCAAAAACCGATGTGAAGGCAGTCCATCTAGAAGGGCTTCGACTACAGAAGCATAGGTTAGTTGAAGAAACAAGAAAGAAAAGTCTGGGTGAAAtagatgacgtcattttgtgtGCTGCAGCCAAGGTCTGTGATGAAATGGAGCTGATCATGAAAGAAACCGATATTGAATTAGAGATGGCAGGTTTTGAATGTAATGGGGGCATTGGTAGTGCGTGCAACACTGAACAGGAGGACAGGTCCCTAGGTGCCGTCGCCAATGCCAGAGATGACCTTGTCAGTTGGATTAAAAATGGAGAGTCATTGCTACAAAACGTAAAAGCACATCCCACAAATCTCAAAGATATGTCTTTGGCAATTAGCATGCTCCAGAATGCAATAATGTTTGAGCTGAGAACGCAAAATTCAGTGCGGTATGGCAGAAAGTTAACCCAGGGATCAGTTGTCGCTGCTGACTTCTCAATGGATTTGGAACTCCCGGATTATAGGCAATACGGTGTGATTGGGGGAATCCGAATCTTGGGTGAGATGGGTTATGCCGCAGTATGCCGATCGGCAAAGGGTCATACTGATGATCTTGTTATGTTCGGAAAGGATGGAAAGGTTGAGAATATGATTGAAGATATTCCAAAGGTTCATGGAATGGACATCAATGCTGAAGACCAAGTTGTGTTACTTTGCGAAAATGAGCAGGTCCGTGACTACTACATCAAGGTGTTCTGCAACGAGACGAACGAATGGAGAGATTCAAAGTCTTTTCCACTACCAGAACCACTGTCCATGGCACTCTCAACAAGAGATTCCTGTTACATCTTGAGTAAGGGTAGAGGAGGAGTTCGAGTGATTACTGAAGTTGGTGACAGCGGAAACATCATCCAAAAGCTATCCTTGGCAACCCCTGTAAGAATCCGAGACCACTTCAGAATAACGACAActgggaagcatgtatacaccATGGGAAAAAGCTCAATAGCAGATTACTTCTTAGTGGACGGTAGCCTCACACCAACTGGTCACTTGAAGTACGGGAAATCGGGAATTGGGGACATACGGTACATGTTAGACATCTCTGGTGTATACTTCGGTGATTTGTTTACAATAAGGTATCATCCAGTAGGCGTATCAGCAGTGGTAAAATTCGACCCTGCAATCAAGACAAGCAAACATATATCTGTTCATAGGCAGAGGGATGACAGGGCTATTGAGCGGAAACCCTGGACTCGTCTTCATGTTCGCGGAAATCAGCTACTCCTCTCAGATGACGGGAAGATTTCTGTATTCAAGCTAACAGCACAAGCAAACATGCCAGTGAGAGAGGCCAACGTTAATAGGCTAGCTCAAGAAACACTGATTGGTGGTCGGACATTTTCCAAACCAACAGCATCATCAATTGCATCAGCAACCCCACCAATTGGATCAGCCTCGGCCTTGGGTAGATTTTCAAATCCAAAAGCTACAACATTGTTAGTTGGATCAACAACAGCATTTGGGGCATCTTCAAGTCCCAAGcaaagatcatcatcattgggcCAAATACAAGCAGCTCCAAATAGATACTTCTCTGCCAAATCTACACCATCACCAGTTTCAACAGCTTCAGCACCTGATGGGTTTTCATTCTCCAAGGCTACGGCATCACCTGTTGTAACAGCAGCAGCTCCTCGTGGGTTCTCATTCCTCAAGGCTACCGCATCATCACTTGTTCAAGCAGCAGCTCGTGGTGGACtctcatttcccaaagctaCAACAACATCAGTTGTAGCAGCAGCAGCTCCTGGTGGATTCTCATTTCCCAAGGCAACACCAGCATCAGTCGTAACAGCAGCAGCTCCTGGTGGATTCTCATTTCCAAAGGcaacaacagcatcagttgtaacagcagCAGCTCCTCGTGGATTTTCGTTTCCCAAGGCAACAACAGGATCAGTCGTAACAGCAGTAGCTCCTGGTGGACTCTCATTTCCTAAAGCTACAACagcatcagttgtaacagcagCAGCTCCTTGTGGATTCTCGTTTCCCAAGGCAACAACAGCATCAGTCGTAACAGCAGTAGCTACTGGTGGACtctcatttcccaaagctacaacagcatcagttgtaacagcagCAGCTCCTTGTGGATTCTCGTTTGCCAAGGCAACAACAGCACCAGTCGTAACAGCAGTAGCTCCTGGTGGACtctcatttcccaaagctacaacagcatcagttgtaacagcagCAGCTCCTTGTGGATTCTCGTTTCCCAAGGCAACAACAGCATCAGTCGTAACAGCAGTAGCTCCTGGTGGACtctcatttcccaaagctacaacagcatcagttgtaacagcagCAGCTCCTTGTGGATTCTCGTTTGCCAAGGCAACAACAGCACCAGTCGTAACAGCAGTAGCTCCTGGTGGACTCTCATTTCCCATAGCTACAAAagcatcagttgtaacagcagCAGCTCCTGGTGGACtctcatttcccaaagctacaacagcatcagttgtaacagcagTAGCTCCTTGTGGACTCTTATTTCCCAAGGCAACAACAGCATCAGTCGTAACAGCAGTAGCTCCTGGTGGACtctcatttcccaaagctacaacggcatcagttgtaacagcagCAACTCCGGGTGGATTCTCATTTCCAGAGGcaacaacagcatcagttgtaacagcagCAGCTCCTCGTGGATTCTCGTTTCCCAAGGCAACAACAGCATCAGCCGTAACAGCAGTAGCTCCTTGTGGATTCTCGTTTCCCAAGGcaacaacagcatcagttgtaacagcagTAGCTCCTGGTGGACtctcatttcccaaagctacaacagcatcagttgtaacagcagTAGCTCCTGGTGGACTCTTATTTCCCAAGGCAACAACAGCATCAGTCGTAACAGCAGTAGCTCCTGGTGGACtctcatttcccaaagctacaacggcatcagttgtaacagcagCAACTCTGGGTGGATTCTCATTTCCAGAGGcaacaacagcatcagttgtaacagcagCAGCTCCTCGTGGATTCTCGTTTCCCAAGGCAACAACAGCATCAGCCGTAACAGCAGTAGCTCCTGGTGGACtctcatttcccaaagctacaacagcatcagttgtaacagcagCAGCTCCTTGTGGATTCTCATTTCCCAAAACTACAAAagcatcagttgtaacagcagCAGCTCCTGGTGGACTCTCATTTCCCAAGGcaacaacagcatcagttgtaacagcagCAGCTCCTGGTGGACtctcatttcccaaagctacaacagcatcagttgtaacagcagCAGCTCCTGGTGGACTCTCATTTCCCAAGGcaacaacagcatcagttgtaacagcagCAGCTCCTGGTGGACtctcatttcccaaagctacaacagcatcagttgtaacagcagCAGCTCCTGGTGGATTCTCATTTCCCAAGGcaacaacagcatcagttgtaacagcagCAACTCTTGGTGGATtctcatttcccaaagctacaacagcatcagttgtaacagcagCAGCTCCTTGTGGATTCTCGTTTGCCAAGGCAACAACAGCACCAGTCGTAACAGCAGTAGCTCCTGGTGGACTCTCATTTCCCATAGCTACAAAagcatcagttgtaacagcagCAGCTCCTGGTGGACtctcatttcccaaagctacaacagcatcagttgtaacagcagTAGCTCCTGGTGGACTCTTATTTCCCAAGGCAACAACAGCATCAGTCGTAACAGCAGTAGCTCCTGGTGGACtctcatttcccaaagctacaacggcatcagttgtaacagcagCAACTCCGGGTGGATTCTCATTTCCAGAGGcaacaacagcatcagttgtaacagcagCAGCTCCTCGTGGATTCTCGTTTCCCAAGGCAACAACAGCATCAGCCGTAACAGCAGTAGCTCCTTGTGGATTCTCGTTTCCCAAGGcaacaacagcatcagttgtaacagcagTAGCTCCTGGTGGACtctcatttcccaaagctacaacagcatcagttgtaacagcagTAGCTCCTGGTGGACTCTTATTTCCCAAGGCAACAACAGCATCAGTCGTAACAGCAGTAGCTCCTGGTGGACtctcatttcccaaagctacaacggcatcagttgtaacagcagCAACTCTGGGTGGATTCTCATTTCCAGAGGcaacaacagcatcagttgtaacagcagCAGCTCCTCGTGGATTCTCGTTTCCCAAGGCAACAACAGCATCAGCCGTAACAGCAGTAGCTCCTGGTGGACtctcatttcccaaagctacaacagcatcagttgtaacagcagCAGCTCCTTGTGGATTCTCATTTCCCAAAACTACAAAagcatcagttgtaacagcagCAGCTCCTGGTGGACTCTCATTTCCCAAGGcaacaacagcatcagttgtaacagcagCAGCTCCTGGTGGACtctcatttcccaaagctacaacagcatcagttgtaacagcagCAGCTCCTGGTGGACTCTCATTTCCCAAGGcaacaacagcatcagttgtaacagcagCAGCTCCTGGTGGACtctcatttcccaaagctacaacagcatcagttgtaacagcagCAGCTCCTGGTGGATTCTCATTTCCCAAGGcaacaacagcatcagttgtaacagcagCAACTCTTGGTGGATTCTCCTTTACCAAAGCTACAACagcatcagttgtaacagcagCAGCTCCTGGTGGATTCTCGATTCCCAAAGCTACAACAGCATTATATGTAAAAACAGCAGCCCGTGGCGGATGCTCTTTTACGAGAGCTACAGCAGCACCAGTTACAGCAGCTCCTCTTGGTGGATTATCATTTCCCAAAGCTACAGCATCATCAGTTGTAACAGCACCAGCTCCTGGTGGATTTTCATTTCTTAAGGCTGCTGCATCATCAGTTGTTCCGGCAGCAGTTGAGCTTTTGCCAAGCGAGAAACGCTCCATTGGGATAGTTTCATTACCAGAGGAAACAACTGAGTCATCATCAGAGGAGGAAGGTAGAATTGAACTACAAGAATCAGCACAATCAGTCAAGGAAGACTCCTTTCATACAGAGCTACAAGAAAAAGCAATTGAGTCATCATCACCCAAGGGATACTCCTTTGGTACCCCAAACGAAGTAGCTCAGAAATCACTGGTCAAGGAATTCAGAGTTGAAATGCCAGAAGTTGAGCCATTACGAGCCAAATGTGACACATTATCGACAGacaagaacaagaagaagataCAGTTGAGGCAACACCTGCCATCAGTACAGTTGAACAAACAAAAGAACTGCCAGCAGGAACAGTTCAGCTACCAGAAGAAACCACTGATGCATCACCAAGTAACGTGTACGCCTCTGAGACAGTTGAACTCCAAGAAGATGCAGCTGAAGGATCATCGGCCGCGGAACACACCTCTGATAATGATGACCTCATAGAAGATGCAGTTGAAGCACCACCAACCAAGGGATATGCGTCCGATCCCGATGCAGGCCAAGAAGATTTATTTAAGGCATTAACAGCCTTGCGAAACGCATCTGACACAGATGAACCCCAAGAAGATTCAGTTGAGGCAGCACCAGCGATGGGGACTCGAAATGCATCTGATACAGATGAACTCCAAGAAGCTTTTGTTGTTGAAGCATCACTAGTAGAGGGATACCCCTCCGATGCAGATGAACTACCAGAAAAAGCAGTAGAGATACCATTAGCCGAGGTATACGCCGCTGATACAGATGAATTCCAAGAAAAAACAGCAGTTGAGACAACAGCCGAGGTATACGCGTCCGATACAGAAGCAGACCAAGAAGATTCAGTGGAGGGATCACCAGCAAAGGGAAATGCATCTGATACAGATGAAATCAAAGAAGCTGTTGTTAAGATATCACCAGCCGAGGGATCCGCTGCTGATACAGATGAACTGCCAGAAGAACCAGTTGAGACACCAGCAGATGGATTCTCCTTAGGAGCAGTAGTAGTATCAAAAGACATCACTGCAACAACACAAGCCACAGAATTCTCCATCTCTGGGTCTGAGAAGCCAAAAGCAAATCCTGGATTATGTGGTTTCTCTTCTAAAGCAGATGTAAAAGCAAAAGCAACAATTGCATCATCGTCAGCAACAGGATTCGCCTTTGGAGCAGCAAAACCAACACATGAGTCATCACCAGCATCGGGATTCTCCTTTGGAACAGCAAGACCGAAAATCGAGTCATCACCAGCCTCGGGATTCTCCTTTGGAACACCAAAAGCAACAGTCAAATCATTACCAGCTTTGGGATCCTCCTCTGTAGCACCAAAAGCAACAGTCGAGTCATCACCAGCCTCGGGGTTCTCCTTTGGAACACCAAAAGCAACAGTCAAGTCATCACCAGCCTCGGGATTCTCCTTTGGAACAGCAAAAGCAACAGTCGAGTCATCACCAGCCTCGGGATTCTCCTTTGGAACAGCAAAAGCAACAGTCGAGTCATCACAAGCCTTGGGATTCTCCTTTGGAACAGCAAAAGCAACAGTCGAGTCATCACCAGCCTCGGGATTCTCCTTTGGAACACCAAAAGCAACAGTCGAGTCATCACCAGCCTCGGGATTCTCCTTTGGAACACCAAAAGCAACAGTCGAGTCATCACAAGCCTCAGGATTCTCCTGTGGAACAGCAAAAGCAACAGTCAAGTCATCACCAGCCTCGGGATTCTCCTTTGGAACACCAAAAGCAACAGTCGAGTCATCACCAGCCTCGGGATTCTCCTGTGGAACAGCAAAAGCAACAGTCAAGTCATCACCAGCCTCGGGATCCTCCTTTGGAACACCAAAAGCAACACATGAGTCATCACCAGCCTCGGGAAAAGCAATAATTGCATCATCGTCAGCAACAGGATTCGCCTTTGGAGCAGCAAAACCAACACATGAGTCATCACCAGCATCGGGATTCTCCTGTGGAACAGCAAGACCGAAATTCGAGTCATCACCAGCCTCGGGATTCTCCTTTGGAACACCAAAAGCAACAGTCGAGTCATCACAAGCCTCGGGATTCTCCTTTGGAACACCAAAAGCAACAGTCGAGTCATCATCAGCCTCGGGATTCTCCTTTGGAACACCAAAAATGTCAGCAGCTGAGTCATCACTAACTGCAGGGTCCACCTCAATTGCATCCAACATAGCAAAAGCATTAGTTGGGTGTTCACCAGCCGTAGAATTCTCTTCATTAGGACCTGTAGAACCCAAAGAAAAAGTTGAATTCGCAGTACCTGTTTCCACAGATGCTGTTAGCCCAGCAACCTCAGAAGTATTGTTAGACACAGCTGCACTAACGAAATCTGCAATAGACCCAATTTGTCTCATGTGCCtatgtgaagaaaagacacTTAAGACATTTAAACCTTGTACGCATTCATTCTGTACCCCATGTTTAAAAGCATTCGCAAATAGTTACATGCATGGCAACCCATCATCATTTTGTCCTATTTGCAAAGTCCATTGCACTGTATTTGATCGTGAAAGACACTATCAGTTTAACTTAGCAGAAGGACATGATGACATTGAAAGGAACTCCAGATTAACATTATcgaatgatgacaatgatgaataGGGGAATGAAGAAATTGGCTATCGGATCTCCCGGACAATACCGCGATGCTGTGTTTCCAGGATGCGCATTGCACTCCCTCGGCATCCAACGAACTTGGCTTGGCCCCCGACAACGGACCAAAGCGACGCTGGTGGAAAGGATCAGAGCTATTGATTTAGTGTGTTTTCCAAATGATTATATTTCTTGCCGATTAGAAAGTAACCTTCCGATGTAATCAGGTGAGCTCCATGATGACCAACCAATTCATGAATCACACCTAAATGCAATGATCTGAATCTATTCAGGACACACGGAGGTCGCTCAGGTCACAGTCCCATTAAAAGGAGATGATTTATGTACCAATGCAGCCTATATGGAGGAGGGGGCAACTGACCAGCTTGACATCCAGCAGCGATATGCGATACTGGTATCCATTTCATGATGGTTTCACTCATGAGGCGATTTCAGGAGAATGGGGATAATACAGGTTGGGATATTTATTGACATTCTCCCAATAAAGAAATACAAAACTCAAAAGGACAGTATTTAATTTCATTGTGACTTTATTAGTTGAGAACACACGCAGTCATGCACAACTAAATCAGTACAGAATTACTTGAAAACCGTTTATATATAAATAACATAATTGGAAGAATAAACCTGCATTATTTTTATGAATGTGTTTTTTATTCTTTTGAACAACTGCACTATACTACATTTCAATTTGAGAAAAGGAGCAAAACATATACCTGTATTGTACAGTTATGCTTCCGCATCATTCCCAATTCAAAATATAGTTGACCAGACTCCATATTTTCCTATTTTTCTTTTTGTAACATGAGAACTTTGTACAAGCAGACAGTGCTAAACTTGCCAGCAacaattaataaagactagtgcTAGCTCCATGTTACTGAAGTTGGTAATGTTGGCTATTCTGGTGAAACTTAAGGAGTGGTGTCTCCTGATTTTGCAAGGCTTAACATATTTCTGTACAGAGGGCAGTTAGTGGATGAAGTAGAATAGGTACACAGACATTTTAACAATTGTGCACACTGGTGTATAACTGCAGTGCCCACTGCAAAGGAAGTCTACTTAATTAGTGTCAGACCAACATAATTACTTCGAGATACTCTTCCTTGAAGTCAATTTGATCCAAATCTGCAGCAATAGCAAATCTATCTATCTATTGACTCATTGAACAAGTCTTCACAAACCTGCACCTCAGTCACAGGAAACTCAATCCCTTTCTTTCCAGTTTATTCAAATATTTTAAGATCGAGCAGGATCAAAACATTAACATGTACGGTGGTATTATGCCTGAGTGTCATTCACATTGTGATATTGGTCTTAAGAAATTTCCAAACAAACTCTCGTCCCAGAAAAACTTGTCTGCACATGTTCATGTAATTCTGGTTAAATTTTTAGCAAGCAACATCTTTTAGCACAAGCTTGTCATTTGGAAACTGACTAATCATGTCTGAATATTGATAAAATGTGCACCTAAACCCCTTTGCATGCAGATAATATAAAGCAAAACAAACAAGACATTTCTAATGTCAGATCACCCAGAAAATCTGCTGAAAAATCTAGCCCTACGCAGCTGCTTCACCAAAGGGAGAGGCTGTCAGTCATCCCAAAAATAAATTGACATGAATATTGAAATCCAGTGCGGTGAACGGAGTTCAATATCTTGGAGGAATAGTTACCTCATAACCTTGTCCAAACTATCCATACAAAATACTGATGTGAAAatagacagtacatgtatatgtttatatCTTCAAAATATGACACGTCATAAAGTTATGTGGTACCATGCATTTCACAAAATGTGAGCAATACCAATGTAGACGGCAGAAAAAGTTCATAGTCTTATCGATTTTGACAAAGAGACCCAACCTACCAGGTGGTTCAAATGCATGTTGTGCTCATCTGGCTCTAAATAATAATTCTTAACTCAAGTCAATGAAACTTTGGCCCTGCATGCGACTGTATAATCACTGAAGTCATGCAGTCTACCATCTTTCAGTCACAAGAACTTTCCTTTCCTGCCTTAACGTTTAGGCATGTCAATTTTGCCCAACGACTCAATTAAGAATGCTCACAAAACTGACAATCACACAACAAACTTGTTTTTCGTGCTACTGGTGGTGaacatatatca of Lineus longissimus chromosome 17, tnLinLong1.2, whole genome shotgun sequence contains these proteins:
- the LOC135501059 gene encoding uncharacterized protein LOC135501059, whose product is MATAQAFEELSPTSRLCPMCQTEQPFMKAVGPCKHEVCLSCLEANIGSHNIAVNAFSCPLCNWTFDAEHMNGGDKSTRVSAEERLKTIKEKAIDSKEEGCTIRVDPDIEDGAVRAESQSGDEKRLIVSNSIRLNVEDKELKSETDEGEESTINPETEDTEAGSIREETITPDVENPPPRLQPETEDDGAIKEEESEDDKKPILSESEAEESEEYIINPEMEVIEADNTRAETLTPDVSEEPSIREGSGIKDVEEAIVAPESEKGIDDEATEESEAQVGKDPTNWEESEVTDGEEAVVAPESEKGIGDVATEESEAQVGNDPTNWEESEVTDGEEIVVAPESEKGKGEEVTEESDAQVGKDPTNWEESEVTDGEEAVVAPESEKGIGDEATEESEAQVGKDPTNWEESEVTDGEEIVVAPESEKGIGDVATEGSEAQVGKDPTNWEESEVTDGEETVVAPESEKGKGEEVTAESEAQVGEEPTIKEGSEIKDGEEDAIISESENRREAKSEHETQVGEDPYTREGSEIKDGKEAVYNPELEREIFAAVDPKTQVREDPTIREESEINDGEEAVVTQERDMCSGATGENELQVCEDPPIREALEMTDGEKATNTLELVGGEAIAESEAQISEDLNMREESQIRSVEDAIIVPKSEIMQDVEPKDSEEPITMAESGAKNGGDDVDSREAETLDGKGSVSKTDKAAIAMSENLKTKADKGSNRKYHDQIKATDIAMEWKLLDKKPASWLESFTCNLLKILQSGVVTSSPRSPGRSTMRAEHLCKLHSAGRTTTESSSCVVKTSGFAFVDAPVPESFKFSNTEIKYPFYATSSSNKVLLKPPTFLKEFLNVESNGNADPKQMNGETENTISAEEEKQDNEEVKVRAETFKEAICTASKTQGVIIKAGSDPQDGEKPEESETHGIQESDFDEEVKRPSGKETNVNGQSDTQVGEKPKESEAQDIQGQGINPEPSSQNGEEVNNREVSETLCAEPERPDIREPDLQSDTMDVEGSDNRSGSETNVLEWAAEYFTALEEEAQNGKTRNFGKELGSKSLRESNVRADPETRDAARSDISSESETNELEWAAGYLTALEEEAQNGNTHSIGKELGSKSLREPNIRADPVTRDVERSDISSESETDEPEWAAAHEEQAFCGNGKREPGLQDRQTDKDIIGVTKTDLTYLGVGSNFETPDPDQTMSRFPEIKCYLCFHKDHTTRAKMVCEDCGDIFLCHECSVDHRKSRGTMRHTLTRIGEAGRRSAGICKQHIVLLKSYCKFCVKPVCCVCVQLYHSKHEVCQMTDMIAASVDELLCCLAQAEDKMQQLKTEEAKIRCARKAKTDVKAVHLEGLRLQKHRLVEETRKKSLGEIDDVILCAAAKVCDEMELIMKETDIELEMAGFECNGGIGSACNTEQEDRSLGAVANARDDLVSWIKNGESLLQNVKAHPTNLKDMSLAISMLQNAIMFELRTQNSVRYGRKLTQGSVVAADFSMDLELPDYRQYGVIGGIRILGEMGYAAVCRSAKGHTDDLVMFGKDGKVENMIEDIPKVHGMDINAEDQVVLLCENEQVRDYYIKVFCNETNEWRDSKSFPLPEPLSMALSTRDSCYILSKGRGGVRVITEVGDSGNIIQKLSLATPVRIRDHFRITTTGKHVYTMGKSSIADYFLVDGSLTPTGHLKYGKSGIGDIRYMLDISGVYFGDLFTIRYHPVGVSAVVKFDPAIKTSKHISVHRQRDDRAIERKPWTRLHVRGNQLLLSDDGKISVFKLTAQANMPVREANVNRLAQETLIGGRTFSKPTASSIASATPPIGSASALGRFSNPKATTLLVGSTTAFGASSSPKQRSSSLGQIQAAPNRYFSAKSTPSPVSTASAPDGFSFSKATASPVVTAAAPRGFSFLKATASSLVQAAARGGLSFPKATTTSVVAAAAPGGFSFPKATPASVVTAAAPGGFSFPKATTASVVTAAAPRGFSFPKATTGSVVTAVAPGGLSFPKATTASVVTAAAPCGFSFPKATTASVVTAVATGGLSFPKATTASVVTAAAPCGFSFAKATTAPVVTAVAPGGLSFPKATTASVVTAAAPCGFSFPKATTASVVTAVAPGGLSFPKATTASVVTAAAPCGFSFAKATTAPVVTAVAPGGLSFPIATKASVVTAAAPGGLSFPKATTASVVTAVAPCGLLFPKATTASVVTAVAPGGLSFPKATTASVVTAATPGGFSFPEATTASVVTAAAPRGFSFPKATTASAVTAVAPCGFSFPKATTASVVTAVAPGGLSFPKATTASVVTAVAPGGLLFPKATTASVVTAVAPGGLSFPKATTASVVTAATLGGFSFPEATTASVVTAAAPRGFSFPKATTASAVTAVAPGGLSFPKATTASVVTAAAPCGFSFPKTTKASVVTAAAPGGLSFPKATTASVVTAAAPGGLSFPKATTASVVTAAAPGGLSFPKATTASVVTAAAPGGLSFPKATTASVVTAAAPGGFSFPKATTASVVTAATLGGFSFPKATTASVVTAAAPCGFSFAKATTAPVVTAVAPGGLSFPIATKASVVTAAAPGGLSFPKATTASVVTAVAPGGLLFPKATTASVVTAVAPGGLSFPKATTASVVTAATPGGFSFPEATTASVVTAAAPRGFSFPKATTASAVTAVAPCGFSFPKATTASVVTAVAPGGLSFPKATTASVVTAVAPGGLLFPKATTASVVTAVAPGGLSFPKATTASVVTAATLGGFSFPEATTASVVTAAAPRGFSFPKATTASAVTAVAPGGLSFPKATTASVVTAAAPCGFSFPKTTKASVVTAAAPGGLSFPKATTASVVTAAAPGGLSFPKATTASVVTAAAPGGLSFPKATTASVVTAAAPGGLSFPKATTASVVTAAAPGGFSFPKATTASVVTAATLGGFSFTKATTASVVTAAAPGGFSIPKATTALYVKTAARGGCSFTRATAAPVTAAPLGGLSFPKATASSVVTAPAPGGFSFLKAAASSVVPAAVELLPSEKRSIGIVSLPEETTESSSEEEGRIELQESAQSVKEDSFHTELQEKAIESSSPKGYSFGTPNEVAQKSLVKEFRVEMPEVEPLRAKCDTLSTDKNKKKIQLRQHLPSVQLNKQKNCQQEQFSYQKKPLMHHQVTCTPLRQLNSKKMQLKDHRPRNTPLIMMTS